A window of Devosia chinhatensis genomic DNA:
ACGCCGCCTTCTCGTCCTATATCGAGCACGACCTTCTGGCCTCGCCCCATGCCCGCACCATGCCCTATAACTGGAGCCCGGCCGATGACGGTGGCGCGCGCCTGGTGCCGCGCCAGCATGTGCCCGATGCAAACTGGGAAGCTCAGGGTCGCAAGCTCATGCATGTCTATCCGGCGACCTTCGGGCCTCATAACCCCAATCTGGGCCATTCGGTCGGCATGGCGGGCGCCCAGAACAGCTTCAACGTCTCCTCGCATAATTTCGACACGCTGGAGGAAGGCATGGTGTTTGTGCTGCATACGCAGTGGCTCGAAGCCCAGTCGGCGGGCTGCAATATCGGCGACTGCTATCTCGTCACCAAGGATGGCTTCGAAAACCTCAGCCGCCACACGCCGCTCGAAACCCACCGGGTCGCTGTCTGATGGAACATACCCATTTCGACTTCGGAGCGCTCAACGAACGCGAGCGCTACAAGCTGCTCATCGGCACGGTGATCCCGCGGCCGATCGCCCTCATCACAACGCTCGGCACTGACGGGAAGGCCAATGCCGGCCCATTCAGTTTCTTCAACGTGCTGACCCACGACCCGGCCATCATCGCGGTCGGCGTCGAGAACTATGCCGACATGCGGTTCAAGGATACGGCGCGCAACATCCGAGAAACCGGGGAGTTCACCGTCCACATCGTGGACCAGGCGCTGGTAGACCAGATGGAGATATGCGCCATCAAGTTCGGGCCTGAAATCGATGAATTGGCAGAGGCTGGTCTCGAAACCGTCCCTGGTCACGCTGTGCGCAGTCCACGTATCCTGGCTGCGCCCGCCGCGCTCGAATGCAAGCGCTACATGACGCTGGAAGTGGGCAAGGCGCGCGAAATTATCCTCGGGGAAGTGGTCGGGCTCTACGTGCGCAGCAGCGCTGTGGATGCCAGCAAGCTCCATATCGACCAGCACGCCATGGATGCCGTCGGCCGCCTCGGTGGCCACAGCTATACCCGTACTCAGGATCAGTTCGAGATCAAGACGCAGGCACCGGAACAATGGGCGGAAGGGAAAAAAATCGCAGCCCAGTGACCATATTCGCTATGGCTGCTTTTGGGTGAAATGG
This region includes:
- a CDS encoding flavin reductase family protein; its protein translation is MEHTHFDFGALNERERYKLLIGTVIPRPIALITTLGTDGKANAGPFSFFNVLTHDPAIIAVGVENYADMRFKDTARNIRETGEFTVHIVDQALVDQMEICAIKFGPEIDELAEAGLETVPGHAVRSPRILAAPAALECKRYMTLEVGKAREIILGEVVGLYVRSSAVDASKLHIDQHAMDAVGRLGGHSYTRTQDQFEIKTQAPEQWAEGKKIAAQ